The sequence below is a genomic window from Ciceribacter thiooxidans.
GTCTTCTTGTTTGCGTCGAGGGCCGCCTTGTAGGCGTCGATGCCGGCATTGATGCGCTCGTCGAGCCCGGCATAGTGCAACAGAAGCGGCGCCTGGATGGACGGCACCTGATCGGCGGGGACCTGGGCGCCATAATAGGCGACCGCGGCGCCGAGCGCCGGCGAGGCGACCGCCAGACGATTCACCATGCCGCCGCCCCAGCAGAAGCCGACGGCGCCGACATTGCCGTTGGAATCGGCGTTGCCGGCCAGATAGACGCGGCCCGCCTCGGCATTGTTGACGGCCGCAGCCATGTCGAGGGTGGTGAACATCTCACGCGCCTTGTCCTCGTCGTCCGGCGTTCCGCCGTAGGGAGAGAGGAAATCCGGCGCCAGCACGACGAAGCCCTCGAGTGCTATGCGGCGGGCGACGTCGCGGATGTGCGGATTGAGACCGCGGTTTTCGTGAATGACGATGACGCCGGGCAGCGGGCCTGCGGCGTCCTTGGGGCGGACGAGGTAGGCCTGCATCTCGGTCGTTCCGCCGGGATAGGTCACATCCTCGGCCTTCAGGCGGGCGTCGCCCTCGGGGACGACGGCGGCACTCGCCTTGCTCGCGGCAAGCAGCGGCGCGATGGTGGCGGCAGCCGCTCCCGAGCCGGCGATTGCCGTCAGTCTTTCCATGAATGCACGGCGATCCAGAGTAAGATGAGTGTATTCGTCATAGGCGTCGATCATCGCCTGCGTGACTTTCGGCGTGTCCATGATGCTCCTCCGTTCAGGGTATCTGGATGGCGGCCCGAACGCAGGCGCGCCGAAGGCAGGATAGTGCCCACCGGCGATTGCGGGCAACACATCTTCGTTACCGGGCCGAGCGGCCGGAGAATAGCGTGACCCGCAAGGCAAGCAGCGCGGACACGAACAGCAGGACAAACTTGATGCGGGAAACCCATGGCAGGATGTCGGGCAGGTTTTCGGCGAGCCACGGACCCGGCTCGGCCGGCGGGAAATAGCTGAGGAACCCGATGTTCTCGATATAGTCAGAGACGCCGTAGGCGATCGGCAAAAGGCAAAGCAGCCAGGCATGGCGGACATCGAGGCGTCGGCCGTAGAGCACGACGCCGGGGGCATGGCCGCGAAAGAGCAGGCAGAGCGAGAGGGTGAGCGCAAACGGCAGGACGAGGTCCGGGCCGAGATACATCAGCTGAAGCAAGTCGCGTGCCTCGGCCCGTGCCGGATCGGCAAGTGCCGCCTGGAGGCCCCGCACCGCATCGGCCTCATAGCCGGACAGGCGGGCATCGAGGAAGCCCCCTGCCCCGCTCAGGTGCCGGAACTCCGGATCGAGCCCGAAGAACATCCAGGCGAGAAGGGCGCCGGAGAGGGCGAGCAGCAGCAGGATCACCTTGTTCGCTCCCATCTGCCGCTCCCCTCCATCCACTCGCCTCAGCCGCCGGCGCCCGGATAGTTCGGGCTTTCGCGGGTGATGGTGACGCCGTGCGGATGGCTTTCGCGCAAGCCCGCGCCGGAGATGCGGACGAAGGTCGCCTTCTCCTGGAAGTCCTTGATGTCGCGGCCGCCGACATAGCCCATGGCCGCCTTCAGGCCGCCCGCGAGCTGGTGCAGCACGGCCGAAACCGGGCCCTTGTACGGGACCTGGCCCTCGATGCCTTCCGGCACCAGCTTCAGCGTGTCGCGCACTTCCGCCTGGAAGTAGCGGTCGGCCGAGCCGCGCGCCATGGCGCCAACGGAACCCATGCCGCGATAGGCCTTGAAGGAGCGGCCCTGGTAGAGGAAGACCTCGCCCGGGCTTTCGTCCGTGCCGGCAAGCAGCGAGCCGACCATGACTGCGGAGGCGCCGGCGGCGATTGCCTTGGCAAGGTCGCCGGAGAACTTGATGCCGCCGTCGGCGATCACCGGAATGTCGCTCTTGGCGGCCTCTTCGGCAGCGGCCATGACCGCTGCAAGCTGCGGCACGCCGACGCCGGCGACGATGCGGGTGGTGCAGATCGAGCCGGGGCCGATGCCGACCTTGATGCAGTCGGCGCCGGCCTCGATGAGCGCGCGGGTGCCTTCGGCGGTCGCGACGTTGCCGGCGATGATGCGCACCGCGTTGGACATCTTCTTGACGACGCTGACGGCATCCAGAACCTTCTGCGAGTGACCGTGCGCGGTATCGACGACGATCACGTCGACGCCGGCGTCGATCAGCCGTTCGGCGCGCTCCCGGCCGTCTTCGCCGGTCGAGATGGCCGCGGCGACGCGCAGGCGCCCGTGGAGATCCTTGGCGGCGTTGGGATTGAGCTGGCTCTTCTCGATATCCTTGACGGTAATCAGGCCGACGCAGCGACCGTCGCCATCGACCACCAGCAATTTCTCGATACGATGGCTGTGCAGCAGGCGCTTGGCTTCCTGCTGGTCGACGCTTTCCTTGACGGTGACCAGGTTTTCCTTGGTCATCAGCTCATGGATCTTCTGCGAGGGATCGGAGGCGAAGCGGACGTCGCGGTTCGTCAGGATACCGACGAGGCGACCCGGGCGGCCACCGTTCTCGACCACCGGAATGCCGGAAATGCCGTGCGCCTTCATCAACGCCAGCGCCTCGGCGAGCGTCGCGTCGGGGCCGATGGTCACCGGGTTGACGACCATGCCGCTTTCGAACTTCTTGACCTGGCGGACTTCCTCGGCCTGTTCGCTGGGCGTGAGGTTGCGGTGGATGACGCCGATGCCGCCGGCCTGGGCCATAGCGATCGCGAGGCGGCTTTCGGTCACCGTGTCCATGGCGGAAGAGAGGATCGGCAGGCTGAGATCGATATCCTTGGCAATCCGCGTCGCGATATTGGTCTGCCCCGGCATGACCTCGGAATGTCCCGGCTGCAGAAGGACATCGTCGAAAGTCAGGGCTTCGGCTCCCGTGGCCGAAATTACGATGCGTGCCATTGCCAATTTCCTCTTTTCAAAAAATGCAGTGGCTCTCCGGGACGAATCGTCCGCCCGGCCGCTCCTGCAGGACAACGTGGAAGTTGGCGAGGGCTGGTAACACGTCTATGACAGGAAGGGAACAGAAAAATCCG
It includes:
- the guaB gene encoding IMP dehydrogenase, encoding MARIVISATGAEALTFDDVLLQPGHSEVMPGQTNIATRIAKDIDLSLPILSSAMDTVTESRLAIAMAQAGGIGVIHRNLTPSEQAEEVRQVKKFESGMVVNPVTIGPDATLAEALALMKAHGISGIPVVENGGRPGRLVGILTNRDVRFASDPSQKIHELMTKENLVTVKESVDQQEAKRLLHSHRIEKLLVVDGDGRCVGLITVKDIEKSQLNPNAAKDLHGRLRVAAAISTGEDGRERAERLIDAGVDVIVVDTAHGHSQKVLDAVSVVKKMSNAVRIIAGNVATAEGTRALIEAGADCIKVGIGPGSICTTRIVAGVGVPQLAAVMAAAEEAAKSDIPVIADGGIKFSGDLAKAIAAGASAVMVGSLLAGTDESPGEVFLYQGRSFKAYRGMGSVGAMARGSADRYFQAEVRDTLKLVPEGIEGQVPYKGPVSAVLHQLAGGLKAAMGYVGGRDIKDFQEKATFVRISGAGLRESHPHGVTITRESPNYPGAGG
- a CDS encoding dienelactone hydrolase family protein; this translates as MDTPKVTQAMIDAYDEYTHLTLDRRAFMERLTAIAGSGAAAATIAPLLAASKASAAVVPEGDARLKAEDVTYPGGTTEMQAYLVRPKDAAGPLPGVIVIHENRGLNPHIRDVARRIALEGFVVLAPDFLSPYGGTPDDEDKAREMFTTLDMAAAVNNAEAGRVYLAGNADSNGNVGAVGFCWGGGMVNRLAVASPALGAAVAYYGAQVPADQVPSIQAPLLLHYAGLDERINAGIDAYKAALDANKKTYEIHVYEGVNHAFNNDTSAARYDKAAADLAWSRTVAFLKKYLS